In a genomic window of uncultured Flavobacterium sp.:
- the dnaG gene encoding DNA primase produces MISQATIDSVFETARVEEVIGDYVNLKRAGSNYKGLSPFSDERSPSFMVSPAKGIWKDFSTGKGGNSVKFLMEHSQFTYPEAIRYLARKYNIEIEETEQTDAEKAMTDVRESMYLVSEFAKDYFNKTLLNSEEGKAIGLSYFKERGFTNETIKKFSLGYSPETWDALTKEALGKGYKLEFLESTGLTIAREDRPFDRFKGRVMFPIESMSGRVLGFGGRILTNDKKAAKYLNSPESNIYHKSKVLYGIFQAKQSIAKQNNCYLVEGYTDVIQFNQAGIENVVASSGTALTPDQIRLINRLTRNITVLFDGDAAGLRAAIRGIDLILEEGMNVRVCAFPDGEDPDSFARKTSHDDLVAYLEENSKDFIQFKASLLMKEAKNDPIKKADLIRDMVVSISKIPDRIQREVYTQECARIMDISEQVLVSTLAQLIQKDITEANKKQKQEQKPFEVFRNQPQQPPSNAGYSGGDPDDPRTGPPDDYYPGGPGYAAPVQQTEKVDILYRLERKVIEILLLYGDTMEEFEDVLLKNNDEGEVVMVSEMKQYKVHQRIYLSLQEDEVELSNNLFRDIYTDLIAFYNQNEKFSLEQYLMRLQPDFAQEVTDILMEDERLTLHDWEGQNIFSKMKHETIAQYVTETIMSMRWFLVDKIIQELKSSIQPDNSDNTELLSMVVDYSKLVNSFSKKLGRVMSRYH; encoded by the coding sequence TTGATTTCACAAGCTACAATTGATTCTGTTTTTGAAACTGCTCGAGTAGAGGAGGTTATTGGTGATTATGTTAACTTAAAACGTGCAGGAAGTAACTACAAAGGTCTAAGTCCATTCTCAGATGAGCGCTCTCCGTCGTTCATGGTGTCGCCTGCAAAAGGAATCTGGAAAGATTTTAGTACAGGAAAAGGAGGTAATTCTGTTAAGTTCTTAATGGAACATTCGCAATTTACCTATCCGGAAGCCATTCGATACTTGGCCAGAAAGTACAATATTGAGATCGAAGAGACAGAACAAACAGATGCTGAAAAAGCAATGACGGATGTTCGCGAAAGTATGTATTTGGTTTCGGAATTTGCAAAAGATTATTTTAATAAGACACTTTTAAATTCAGAAGAAGGAAAAGCAATTGGACTTTCTTATTTTAAAGAAAGAGGTTTTACCAATGAAACAATCAAAAAATTTAGCTTAGGATATTCGCCTGAAACCTGGGATGCTTTGACCAAAGAAGCTTTGGGTAAAGGTTATAAATTGGAATTTCTGGAAAGCACCGGTTTAACAATTGCGAGAGAAGATCGTCCGTTTGACCGTTTCAAAGGCCGCGTAATGTTTCCTATCGAAAGTATGTCCGGACGTGTTTTAGGATTTGGAGGACGTATATTAACGAATGATAAAAAAGCAGCAAAATATTTAAACTCGCCCGAAAGTAATATTTACCATAAAAGTAAAGTGCTTTACGGAATTTTTCAGGCGAAACAGTCGATAGCAAAACAAAACAATTGTTATTTGGTTGAAGGTTATACAGATGTAATTCAGTTTAATCAAGCGGGAATTGAGAATGTTGTAGCTTCTTCGGGAACAGCTTTAACGCCGGATCAGATACGTTTAATTAATCGTCTGACAAGAAATATTACAGTACTTTTTGATGGAGATGCTGCAGGTTTACGTGCTGCTATTCGAGGAATCGATTTGATTCTTGAAGAAGGAATGAATGTAAGGGTTTGTGCTTTTCCTGACGGAGAAGATCCTGATAGTTTTGCGCGAAAAACTTCGCATGATGATCTTGTTGCTTATCTAGAAGAAAACAGTAAAGATTTTATACAGTTTAAAGCCTCTCTTTTAATGAAAGAAGCTAAAAACGATCCTATAAAAAAAGCCGATTTGATTCGTGATATGGTTGTTAGTATTTCGAAAATTCCGGATCGTATTCAACGTGAAGTATATACTCAGGAATGTGCTAGAATTATGGATATTTCTGAGCAGGTTTTGGTAAGTACTTTGGCTCAGCTGATTCAAAAAGATATTACAGAGGCGAATAAAAAGCAAAAACAGGAACAAAAACCTTTTGAAGTTTTTAGAAACCAACCCCAACAACCGCCAAGTAATGCCGGATATTCAGGAGGAGATCCTGATGATCCAAGAACAGGGCCGCCAGATGATTATTATCCGGGAGGACCAGGATATGCTGCACCAGTACAGCAAACAGAAAAAGTTGATATTTTATACCGTTTAGAGCGTAAAGTGATCGAAATTTTATTGCTTTACGGAGATACAATGGAAGAATTTGAAGATGTGCTTTTAAAGAATAATGATGAAGGTGAGGTTGTAATGGTTTCTGAAATGAAACAATATAAAGTACACCAGCGAATTTATTTGAGTTTGCAGGAAGACGAGGTAGAACTATCAAATAACTTGTTCCGTGATATTTATACGGATTTAATAGCCTTTTATAATCAAAACGAAAAGTTTAGTTTAGAGCAATATTTAATGCGTCTACAGCCTGATTTTGCTCAGGAAGTTACAGATATTTTAATGGAAGATGAACGATTGACGCTTCACGATTGGGAAGGGCAGAACATTTTTTCGAAAATGAAGCACGAAACGATTGCGCAATATGTTACGGAAACAATTATGTCTATGCGTTGGTTTTTGGTTGATAAAATCATCCAAGAATTAAAAAGCTCTATACAACCTGATAATTCAGATAATACAGAGCTTTTGTCGATGGTGGTTGATTACTCAAAACTAGTTAATTCATTTTCGAAAAAACTGGGAAGAGTAATGTCAAGATACCATTAA
- a CDS encoding phytanoyl-CoA dioxygenase family protein, translated as MNSLNEINSEGFAIINNIYSENELEKLISLIENVTENSNENATFRKSQDLFAIRQFHKEIPETLPHIFNQNLENIIESNFGKRYFITKSIYFDKPEKSNWFVAYHQDLTISVDKKAEIENFENWTIKQNQFAVQPPKEILENNFTIRIHIDKTTKDNGALKVINNSHSKGILRIENLNFEEEKETICEVEKGGIMIMKPLLFHASNKTTNNERRRVIHIEFSNQQLPDGLEWSEKVFEKGSEVLRY; from the coding sequence ATGAATTCTTTAAACGAAATAAATTCCGAAGGCTTTGCAATTATAAATAATATTTATTCTGAAAATGAACTCGAAAAGCTGATTTCATTAATTGAGAATGTAACGGAGAATTCAAATGAAAATGCAACTTTTAGAAAATCTCAGGATTTATTTGCTATTAGACAATTTCACAAAGAAATTCCAGAAACATTGCCTCATATTTTCAATCAGAATTTAGAGAATATTATTGAATCTAATTTTGGAAAAAGGTATTTCATAACCAAATCTATTTATTTTGATAAGCCTGAAAAATCAAATTGGTTTGTTGCTTATCATCAGGATTTAACTATTTCTGTTGACAAAAAAGCTGAAATAGAAAACTTCGAAAATTGGACGATAAAACAAAATCAGTTTGCGGTTCAGCCTCCAAAAGAAATTCTGGAAAACAATTTCACAATCAGAATTCATATTGATAAAACTACAAAAGATAATGGCGCCTTAAAAGTCATTAACAACTCTCATTCGAAAGGGATTTTAAGAATTGAAAATCTCAATTTTGAAGAAGAAAAAGAAACAATCTGCGAAGTCGAAAAAGGAGGAATTATGATTATGAAACCGTTATTATTTCATGCTTCAAACAAAACTACCAATAACGAAAGAAGAAGAGTTATTCATATCGAATTTAGCAATCAACAACTTCCTGATGGATTAGAATGGAGCGAGAAGGTTTTCGAAAAAGGTTCTGAGGTTCTGAGATACTAA
- a CDS encoding RNA polymerase sigma factor, whose amino-acid sequence MKIIHLHQEETEIIKLAVENNRQAQQQIYSRFSPKMLSVCRQYIKDIQLAEDVMITAFMKVFTNLNKFENKGSFEGWIRRIMVNECISYLRVQKKVKFTDDEIYIEESFNAIDSKFSTDQIQFLIDALPDGYKMVFNLYAIEGYKHNEIAKMLGINEGTSKSQLSHARKMLQTQINILKKQDNGTE is encoded by the coding sequence ATGAAAATTATTCATTTACATCAAGAAGAAACCGAAATTATAAAGTTGGCTGTCGAAAATAATCGGCAAGCGCAACAACAAATATACAGTCGGTTTTCACCAAAGATGTTGAGTGTTTGTCGACAATATATAAAAGACATTCAATTGGCAGAAGATGTAATGATAACGGCTTTCATGAAAGTATTTACCAACTTAAACAAATTTGAAAATAAAGGAAGTTTTGAAGGTTGGATTCGCAGAATTATGGTCAACGAATGTATCTCTTATTTAAGAGTTCAGAAAAAAGTAAAGTTTACCGATGATGAAATTTATATCGAAGAAAGTTTTAATGCAATTGACAGCAAGTTTTCGACAGATCAGATTCAGTTTTTAATAGACGCTTTACCGGATGGTTACAAAATGGTTTTCAATTTATACGCCATAGAAGGATATAAACACAATGAAATTGCAAAGATGTTAGGAATTAATGAAGGAACGTCGAAATCGCAATTATCGCACGCCCGAAAAATGCTGCAAACACAAATTAATATATTAAAAAAACAAGATAATGGAACCGAATAA
- a CDS encoding YceI family protein, giving the protein MKTIKSILLTVIFITLSFQTNAQRNYSMVKSTFEVAGTSNVHDWVMKSTEGNGSANLTVTDSKLIDINSLTITLLAESIKSSKGSMDDVAYETLDTKTYKNIKYVLKSANKVNEATWNLTGTYTIAGISREYKTLVNVAAGNGTFILKGSNQITFADFGMSPPTAALGVVRAGKELTVMFNITLNDYAKNDNVLVIK; this is encoded by the coding sequence ATGAAAACAATTAAATCAATTTTATTGACAGTGATTTTTATAACATTGTCATTCCAGACAAATGCACAAAGAAACTACTCTATGGTAAAATCAACTTTTGAAGTTGCCGGAACTTCAAATGTACACGATTGGGTAATGAAATCTACAGAAGGAAATGGTAGCGCAAACTTAACCGTTACGGATTCTAAATTAATTGATATAAACAGCTTAACTATTACACTATTGGCCGAAAGCATAAAAAGCAGCAAAGGAAGCATGGATGATGTGGCTTATGAAACTTTGGACACGAAAACATACAAAAACATTAAATACGTTTTAAAATCTGCAAATAAAGTAAACGAAGCAACCTGGAATTTAACCGGAACTTATACCATTGCAGGAATTAGTCGAGAATACAAAACTTTGGTTAACGTAGCAGCCGGTAATGGAACTTTTATTTTAAAGGGATCTAATCAAATTACTTTTGCTGATTTTGGTATGTCTCCTCCAACTGCTGCACTTGGAGTTGTTAGAGCCGGAAAAGAATTAACTGTGATGTTCAATATTACTTTAAATGACTACGCTAAAAATGATAACGTGTTGGTTATTAAATAA
- the rlmN gene encoding 23S rRNA (adenine(2503)-C(2))-methyltransferase RlmN, whose amino-acid sequence MQIEKKDIRALSKDQLRDFFVANNDKAFRGNQVYEWLWSKGAHSFEDMTNVAKATRSMLEDNFVINHIKVDTMQRSSDGTVKNAVRLHDGLVVESVLIPTETRTTACVSSQVGCSLDCNFCATSRLKRMRNLEPGEIYDQVIAIDKESRLYHNHPLSNIVFMGMGEPLMNYNNVIKAIDMITSPEGLGMSPKRIMVSTSGIPKMIKKMADDDVKFKLAVSLHSAIDEVRARIMPFSKNFPLADLRESLEYWYRKTKNKISYEYVVWKGINDDKASIDALVKFCKYVPCKVNLIEYNPIDDGEFQQASEESILAYIKALENIGVVVKVRRSRGKDIDAACGQLANKEADM is encoded by the coding sequence ATGCAAATTGAGAAAAAAGACATAAGAGCCTTATCAAAAGATCAGTTACGTGATTTTTTTGTCGCAAATAATGACAAAGCTTTTCGTGGAAATCAGGTCTATGAATGGTTATGGAGCAAAGGAGCACATAGTTTTGAGGATATGACAAATGTTGCCAAAGCAACGCGTTCTATGCTTGAAGATAATTTTGTAATCAATCATATTAAGGTTGATACAATGCAACGCAGCAGCGACGGAACTGTAAAAAACGCCGTTCGGTTACATGATGGTTTAGTAGTAGAATCAGTTTTGATTCCAACCGAAACAAGAACAACAGCTTGTGTTTCCAGTCAGGTTGGTTGTAGTTTAGATTGTAATTTCTGTGCAACTTCGCGTCTAAAAAGAATGCGTAATCTGGAGCCTGGAGAAATCTACGATCAGGTTATCGCAATTGATAAAGAAAGCCGTTTGTATCACAATCATCCGCTTTCGAATATTGTTTTTATGGGAATGGGAGAACCTTTGATGAATTACAATAATGTAATCAAAGCAATCGATATGATCACGTCACCAGAAGGTTTAGGAATGTCTCCGAAGCGTATTATGGTTTCGACGTCCGGAATTCCTAAAATGATTAAAAAAATGGCTGATGATGATGTAAAATTCAAATTGGCGGTTTCTTTACACTCGGCAATTGACGAAGTTCGTGCGCGAATTATGCCTTTCAGCAAAAATTTCCCACTGGCAGATCTGAGAGAATCATTAGAATATTGGTACAGAAAAACAAAAAATAAGATTTCATACGAATATGTAGTTTGGAAAGGAATCAACGACGATAAAGCTTCAATCGATGCATTAGTGAAATTTTGTAAATACGTGCCTTGTAAAGTGAATCTAATCGAATACAACCCAATAGACGATGGAGAATTTCAACAAGCCTCCGAAGAATCTATTTTGGCGTATATAAAAGCTTTAGAAAATATTGGAGTTGTCGTAAAAGTACGTCGCAGCCGCGGAAAAGATATCGATGCAGCTTGCGGACAATTGGCAAACAAAGAAGCCGATATGTAG
- a CDS encoding polyprenyl synthetase family protein, with amino-acid sequence MNITSQIKQPIFNEMELFEKKFHESMTSKVALLNRITYYIVNRKGKQMRPMFVFLTAKMVSEGIVNERTYRGASVIELIHTATLVHDDVVDDSNRRRGFFSINALWKNKIAVLVGDYLLSKGLLLSIDNGDFDLLRIISVAVREMSEGELLQIEKARRLDITEEVYYEIIRKKTATLIAACCALGAKSVIEDDAQVENMRKFGELIGMAFQIKDDLFDYSEEAIGKPTGIDIKEQKMTLPLIHVLNTCTPQEKKWLINSIKNHNKDKKRVKEVIAFVKNNNGLAYAENKMVEFQQEALSLLQNFEDSEFKDALILMVNYVIERKK; translated from the coding sequence ATGAATATTACTTCTCAAATAAAACAGCCCATTTTTAACGAGATGGAACTTTTTGAAAAAAAGTTCCATGAATCGATGACCTCAAAGGTGGCTTTACTGAACCGAATTACCTATTATATCGTAAATAGAAAAGGGAAACAAATGCGTCCGATGTTTGTTTTTCTGACTGCAAAAATGGTTTCAGAAGGCATCGTAAATGAGAGAACTTATCGTGGTGCATCTGTAATTGAGCTTATTCATACCGCAACTTTGGTTCATGATGATGTCGTGGATGATAGTAATCGCCGTCGCGGATTTTTCTCTATAAATGCACTTTGGAAAAATAAAATTGCTGTTTTAGTTGGTGATTATTTATTGTCAAAAGGTTTGTTGCTATCTATAGATAATGGCGATTTTGATTTACTCCGAATCATTTCTGTTGCAGTTCGTGAAATGAGCGAAGGAGAATTACTTCAAATCGAAAAAGCCCGCAGACTTGATATTACCGAAGAAGTATATTATGAAATCATCCGAAAAAAGACTGCAACACTTATTGCTGCTTGTTGTGCGCTTGGTGCAAAATCTGTAATTGAAGATGATGCTCAGGTTGAGAATATGCGCAAATTTGGTGAGCTTATCGGAATGGCTTTTCAAATTAAAGATGATTTATTCGATTATAGCGAAGAAGCGATTGGTAAACCAACAGGAATTGATATTAAGGAGCAAAAAATGACTTTGCCTTTAATTCATGTTTTAAATACTTGTACTCCGCAAGAAAAAAAGTGGTTGATAAACTCCATCAAAAACCACAATAAAGACAAAAAACGCGTCAAAGAAGTTATTGCCTTTGTGAAAAACAATAATGGTTTGGCTTACGCCGAAAATAAAATGGTAGAATTTCAACAGGAAGCACTTTCGTTACTTCAAAACTTTGAAGATTCTGAGTTTAAAGATGCCCTTATTTTAATGGTGAACTACGTTATTGAAAGAAAAAAATAA
- a CDS encoding O-methyltransferase, translated as MHFISQDLEDYIQQHSENEPELLAKLNKETYQKILLPRMLSGHFQGRVLSMLSKLIRPVNILEIGTYTGYAALCLCEGMQESGQLHTIDIKEELVDFQRKYFDASPWGKQIFQHLGEAVDIIPTLDVKFDLVFIDADKENYLNYWEMIVPKMNKGGIILSDNVLWSGKILEPVHPNDVSTKVLLEYNLLLKNDPRVETVLLPIRDGLTVSRVL; from the coding sequence ATGCATTTTATATCACAAGACTTAGAAGATTATATCCAGCAACATTCTGAAAACGAACCGGAATTACTAGCCAAACTTAACAAAGAAACTTACCAGAAAATCCTTTTGCCAAGAATGTTAAGCGGACATTTTCAAGGCCGCGTTTTGAGTATGTTATCTAAATTAATTCGTCCGGTTAATATTCTTGAAATTGGAACTTATACTGGTTATGCTGCTTTGTGTTTATGCGAAGGAATGCAGGAAAGTGGTCAATTACATACGATTGACATAAAAGAAGAACTAGTAGATTTTCAACGCAAATATTTTGATGCATCGCCTTGGGGAAAACAAATTTTCCAGCATTTAGGAGAAGCTGTCGATATTATTCCAACTCTGGATGTCAAATTTGATTTGGTTTTTATCGATGCCGACAAAGAAAATTATCTGAATTACTGGGAAATGATTGTTCCGAAAATGAATAAAGGCGGAATTATTTTATCTGATAATGTTTTATGGAGCGGTAAAATCCTAGAACCAGTTCATCCAAATGATGTGAGCACAAAAGTGCTTTTGGAATACAATTTACTTTTGAAAAATGATCCAAGAGTTGAGACCGTTTTATTACCAATTCGTGATGGCTTGACGGTTAGTAGGGTTCTTTAG